A genomic region of Pontibaca methylaminivorans contains the following coding sequences:
- a CDS encoding pyridoxal phosphate-dependent aminotransferase: MSFLSATLARVKPSPTIAISARAREMKAAGRDVIALSAGEPDFDTPDHVKAAAKAAIDAGHTKYTDPDGMPALKAAICTKFRTENGLDYNPSQISVGNGGKQILYDALMATLNPGDEVIIAAPYWVSYPDMVLLAGGTPVFVETTAESGFKLTGAQLEAAITPRTKWLILNSPSNPTGAAYAWDEVKELTDVLLRHEHVHVMSDDIYERLAYDDFRFCTPAEVEPGIFARTLTVNGVSKSHAMTGWRIGYAGGPEDLIAAMRKIQSQSTSNPCSISQWAALAALEGPQDHIEAHNAIFRRRRNMVVERLNAIDGIDCPVPDGAFYVYPSIKGLIGRSTADGTVIADDETFVTALLNEAGVALVFGAAFGLSPHFRISYAAADDVLAQACERIRRFCESLR, encoded by the coding sequence ATGTCTTTCCTCTCTGCGACACTTGCACGCGTCAAGCCGTCTCCGACCATCGCGATCAGCGCCCGCGCCCGCGAAATGAAGGCTGCGGGGCGCGATGTCATCGCGCTGAGCGCCGGGGAGCCCGATTTCGATACCCCCGATCACGTCAAGGCGGCGGCCAAGGCAGCCATCGACGCCGGTCATACGAAATACACCGATCCCGACGGGATGCCCGCGCTCAAGGCCGCGATCTGCACCAAGTTCAGAACCGAGAACGGGCTGGATTACAACCCTTCGCAGATCAGCGTCGGCAACGGCGGCAAGCAAATCCTTTATGATGCGCTGATGGCGACGCTCAATCCGGGCGACGAGGTGATCATCGCCGCGCCCTACTGGGTCAGTTATCCCGACATGGTGCTGCTTGCCGGCGGCACCCCGGTCTTTGTCGAGACCACGGCCGAAAGCGGATTCAAGCTGACCGGAGCGCAGCTCGAGGCCGCGATCACCCCGCGCACCAAGTGGCTGATCCTGAACTCTCCGAGCAACCCGACCGGCGCCGCCTATGCCTGGGACGAGGTGAAGGAGCTGACCGATGTGCTGCTGCGCCACGAACACGTCCATGTCATGAGCGACGACATCTACGAGCGGCTTGCCTATGACGATTTCCGCTTCTGCACCCCGGCAGAGGTGGAGCCCGGCATTTTCGCGCGCACGCTTACCGTGAACGGGGTGTCGAAATCCCATGCCATGACCGGCTGGAGAATCGGTTATGCCGGCGGGCCCGAAGACCTGATCGCCGCCATGCGCAAAATCCAGAGCCAGAGCACCTCGAACCCCTGTTCGATCAGCCAATGGGCCGCGCTCGCCGCACTCGAAGGACCGCAGGACCATATCGAGGCGCATAACGCGATCTTCCGCCGCCGCCGCAACATGGTCGTCGAACGGCTGAATGCGATCGACGGCATCGATTGCCCGGTGCCGGACGGGGCCTTCTATGTCTATCCCTCGATCAAGGGGCTGATCGGGCGCAGCACCGCGGACGGCACGGTGATCGCCGATGACGAGACCTTCGTGACCGCGCTCCTGAACGAGGCCGGCGTGGCGCTGGTCTTTGGCGCGGCCTTCGGGCTCAGCCCGCATTTCCGCATCAGCTATGCCGCCGCCGACGACGTTCTGGCACAAGCCTGCGAGCGCATCCGCCGCTTCTGCGAGTCGCTGCGATGA
- a CDS encoding helix-turn-helix domain-containing protein — translation MTEHQKDWFGPETATFGDRLAGAREAAGMTQTDLARRLGVKKTTLVAWEDDLAEPRANRLTMMAGLTNVSVQWLLTGEGVGAEAPDDSVPVPHDLSEALHELREIRASLRSNAERAAQLEKALRRVLLGQAAG, via the coding sequence ATGACAGAACATCAGAAGGACTGGTTCGGCCCCGAAACCGCGACCTTCGGCGACCGCCTTGCCGGCGCGCGCGAAGCCGCGGGGATGACCCAGACCGACCTCGCCCGGCGCCTTGGCGTCAAGAAAACAACGCTGGTGGCATGGGAAGACGACCTTGCGGAACCGCGCGCGAACCGGCTGACCATGATGGCCGGGCTGACCAATGTCTCGGTCCAGTGGCTTCTGACCGGCGAAGGTGTCGGCGCCGAGGCGCCGGACGATTCCGTTCCGGTTCCGCATGATCTGTCCGAAGCGCTGCATGAACTGCGCGAGATCCGCGCCAGCCTGCGCAGCAATGCCGAACGCGCGGCGCAGCTTGAAAAGGCGCTGCGCCGGGTTCTTCTCGGGCAGGCGGCGGGATGA
- a CDS encoding succinate dehydrogenase assembly factor 2 encodes MSESLEIRRKRLLMRSMRRGIREMDLMLGSYAGRVVPLMTERELDAYEDLLAENDRDLYQWAMCPAEAPPRFRRLIEEISNTFREHVTCF; translated from the coding sequence ATGAGCGAATCGCTTGAAATCCGCCGCAAGCGGCTGCTCATGCGCTCCATGCGGCGCGGGATCAGGGAAATGGACCTGATGCTCGGCAGTTATGCCGGCCGTGTGGTGCCGCTCATGACCGAACGGGAGCTTGACGCCTACGAGGATCTGCTCGCCGAAAACGACCGCGATCTTTACCAGTGGGCGATGTGCCCCGCCGAGGCACCCCCGCGTTTTCGGCGGCTGATCGAAGAAATTTCCAATACGTTCCGCGAGCATGTGACCTGCTTTTAA
- a CDS encoding MarR family winged helix-turn-helix transcriptional regulator: MSMEMRIAPLAARAFMPAYLEILMLVERLHRLLLDVIKDEFERLGIIDINAVQALLLFNIGDNEVTAGELKSRGYYQGSNVSYNLKKLVEMGYMHHQRCEIDRRAVRVRLTAQGREIRDTVTELFLRHAEGLQNREAIDAGTITDMARLLKRVERYWSDQIRYIY, from the coding sequence ATGAGTATGGAAATGCGGATCGCGCCGCTTGCGGCACGGGCTTTCATGCCCGCCTATCTGGAGATCCTCATGCTGGTGGAGCGGCTGCACCGCCTGCTGCTCGACGTGATCAAGGACGAGTTCGAGCGGCTCGGCATCATCGACATCAACGCGGTCCAGGCGCTGCTGCTGTTCAATATCGGCGATAACGAGGTCACTGCCGGGGAACTGAAAAGCCGCGGCTACTACCAGGGCAGCAACGTCAGCTACAACCTGAAGAAACTGGTCGAGATGGGCTATATGCATCATCAGCGCTGCGAGATCGACCGCCGCGCGGTGCGGGTCCGCCTGACCGCGCAGGGGCGCGAGATCCGCGATACGGTGACCGAACTGTTCCTGCGTCATGCGGAAGGGCTGCAGAATCGCGAAGCGATCGACGCGGGCACGATCACCGACATGGCGCGCCTGCTGAAACGCGTCGAACGGTACTGGAGCGACCAGATCCGGTATATCTACTGA
- a CDS encoding Hint domain-containing protein — protein sequence MIRLQDDAARSAGTIRHDHSPAAGRPGHPRTVPCFTRNTLIATPCGARPAGELREGDRVLTRDNGFQRILWHGSCRLSGADLAAAPHLAPVLIRAGSLGEGLPLRNLLVSPGHRLLLAADRATVLFEEREVLVAAHHLTGCPGVERPPCRGVTYVHFMFAQHEIVLSDGAWSESFQPGDHSLTGIGTMQRREIFALFPELRSPEGRENYRAARRSLRRHEARLLAS from the coding sequence ATGATTCGGTTGCAGGACGATGCCGCCCGGAGCGCCGGGACCATACGGCATGACCACTCCCCCGCCGCGGGACGTCCCGGCCATCCGCGAACCGTTCCCTGCTTTACCCGCAATACCCTGATCGCGACCCCCTGCGGCGCCCGCCCCGCCGGCGAACTGCGCGAGGGCGACCGGGTGCTGACGCGCGACAACGGGTTTCAGCGGATCCTCTGGCATGGATCCTGCCGGTTGAGCGGTGCCGACCTTGCGGCCGCTCCCCATCTGGCTCCGGTCCTGATCCGCGCCGGGAGCCTTGGCGAGGGCCTGCCCTTGCGCAACCTGCTGGTCAGTCCGGGCCATCGCCTGCTGCTCGCGGCGGATCGCGCCACCGTCCTGTTCGAGGAACGCGAGGTTCTCGTGGCGGCGCATCACCTGACCGGCTGCCCCGGGGTTGAGCGCCCCCCGTGCCGCGGCGTGACCTATGTCCACTTCATGTTCGCCCAGCACGAAATCGTGCTGTCCGACGGCGCATGGAGCGAAAGCTTCCAGCCCGGAGACCACAGCCTGACCGGGATCGGCACCATGCAGCGCAGGGAGATATTCGCGCTTTTCCCGGAATTGCGCTCGCCCGAGGGGCGCGAAAACTACCGTGCCGCGCGGCGCTCGCTGCGCCGGCACGAGGCCCGTCTGCTCGCGTCGTGA
- a CDS encoding carnitinyl-CoA dehydratase: MSDTPSPVRTERNGAILLVTLDRPKANAIDLTTSRIMGEVFRDFRDDPDLRVAILTAAGEKFFCPGWDLKAAAEGDAVDGDYGVGGFGGLQELRDMNKPVIAAVNGIACGGGLELALSADMILAAEHATFALPEIRSGTVADAASIKLPKRIPYHIAMELLLTGRWFGADEALRWGLVNEFLPADRLMERAWELARLLESGPPLVYAAIKEIVRDAEGARFQDTMNRITRRQLRSVDVLYSSEDQLEGARAFAEKRDPVWKGR; the protein is encoded by the coding sequence ATGAGTGACACTCCCTCTCCCGTCAGAACCGAACGCAATGGTGCGATCCTGCTTGTTACGCTGGACCGCCCCAAGGCCAATGCGATCGACCTTACGACCAGCCGGATCATGGGCGAGGTCTTTCGCGATTTCCGCGATGATCCCGATCTGCGGGTGGCGATCCTGACCGCGGCCGGGGAAAAGTTCTTCTGCCCCGGCTGGGATCTGAAGGCCGCCGCCGAGGGCGACGCGGTGGACGGTGATTACGGTGTCGGCGGGTTCGGCGGGCTGCAGGAACTGCGCGACATGAACAAGCCGGTGATCGCCGCGGTGAACGGGATCGCCTGCGGTGGCGGGCTTGAACTGGCACTGAGCGCCGACATGATCCTTGCCGCGGAACATGCCACCTTTGCCCTGCCGGAGATCCGTTCGGGCACCGTGGCCGATGCCGCCAGCATCAAGCTGCCCAAGCGAATCCCCTATCACATCGCCATGGAACTGCTGCTTACCGGGCGCTGGTTCGGCGCGGACGAGGCGCTGCGATGGGGGCTCGTGAACGAATTCCTGCCGGCCGACAGGTTGATGGAGCGCGCCTGGGAACTGGCCCGCCTGCTCGAATCAGGGCCACCGCTGGTCTATGCAGCGATCAAGGAGATCGTGCGCGATGCCGAGGGGGCGCGCTTTCAGGACACGATGAACCGGATCACGCGGCGGCAGTTGCGCAGCGTGGACGTACTCTATTCCTCAGAAGACCAGCTTGAGGGGGCGCGGGCCTTTGCCGAGAAACGCGACCCGGTCTGGAAAGGCCGCTGA
- a CDS encoding acetate--CoA ligase family protein, translating to MHDLSRLLDPRSIAVIGGGAWCAAIIEASRRIGYGGDIFPVHPDGKDIAGLRALRRPEDHDGPIDAAFVGINRHATIDMVRRLAALGAGGAVCFASGFTEARAEDESGADLQADLVAAAGEMPIFGPNCYGFVNALDRVAVWPDQHGMSAVESGVAILTQSSNIAINLTMQRRALPIAFMITCGNMAQTSQAEIAAALLDDPRVSAIGLHIEGFGALRDWEHLSRKARERDVPLVALKVGRSEQARQATVSHTASLAGSDAGAAALLERLGIARLDTLPEFLETLKLLHCAGRLPAPKVASISCSGGEASLAADLGAQRGVSFPPLSPARKQALREALGPMVALANPLDYHTYIWRDTAAMTRAWAAMAGPEIALTMSIVDYPHTDPRDWICATEAAIGARHATGAPFAVVATLPELMPEAAARKLMAGGVVPLNGLAEAFAAVRAAAAPLPEPSDPLLLPGATGALRTLSEHEAKRALSQHGLAIPRGRLAEGPGAIADAARDLAGPLVLKGMGFAHKSEHGAVRVGLAADEVEAAAREIGAARFLVEEMVTGGVAELLIGVTCDPAHGFVLTIGAGGVLTEILRDTVSLLVPSRRAQIRAALLRLRMTPLLKGYRGAPGADIEAVLDAVEAIQSYVIANAGSLSEVEVNPLICTPTRAVAADALIRKAE from the coding sequence ATGCACGACCTTTCCCGTCTTCTCGACCCCCGCAGCATCGCCGTCATCGGCGGGGGCGCCTGGTGCGCGGCGATCATCGAGGCCAGCCGGCGGATCGGATACGGCGGCGACATCTTTCCGGTGCACCCGGACGGCAAGGATATCGCGGGGCTGCGCGCGCTGCGACGGCCCGAGGACCATGACGGGCCGATCGACGCGGCCTTTGTCGGGATCAACCGTCATGCGACGATCGACATGGTGCGCCGCCTTGCCGCGCTCGGCGCGGGGGGTGCGGTGTGCTTTGCCTCCGGCTTTACCGAGGCGCGGGCCGAGGACGAGTCGGGCGCCGACCTTCAGGCCGATCTGGTCGCGGCGGCCGGCGAAATGCCGATCTTCGGCCCGAACTGCTATGGATTCGTGAATGCGCTCGACCGCGTCGCCGTCTGGCCCGACCAGCACGGGATGAGCGCGGTGGAAAGTGGCGTCGCGATCCTTACCCAGTCTTCGAATATCGCGATCAACCTCACCATGCAGCGCCGCGCCCTGCCGATCGCCTTCATGATCACCTGCGGCAACATGGCCCAGACCAGCCAGGCGGAGATCGCCGCGGCGTTGCTGGATGATCCCCGGGTGAGCGCGATCGGGCTCCATATCGAGGGGTTCGGCGCGTTGCGCGACTGGGAGCATCTGTCCCGCAAGGCACGCGAGCGCGATGTTCCGCTGGTCGCGCTCAAGGTCGGGCGCTCGGAACAGGCGCGCCAGGCGACCGTGTCGCATACGGCCTCGCTCGCGGGCAGCGATGCGGGTGCGGCTGCGCTGCTCGAGCGGCTCGGGATTGCGCGCCTTGATACGTTGCCCGAATTTCTCGAGACGCTGAAGCTCTTGCACTGCGCGGGCCGCCTGCCTGCACCAAAGGTCGCCTCGATCAGTTGTTCGGGCGGCGAGGCGAGCCTTGCCGCCGATCTCGGTGCGCAGCGGGGGGTATCCTTTCCGCCGCTTTCGCCCGCGCGCAAGCAGGCGCTGCGCGAGGCGCTCGGCCCAATGGTGGCGCTTGCCAACCCGCTGGATTATCACACCTATATTTGGCGCGACACCGCCGCCATGACGCGCGCCTGGGCCGCCATGGCCGGGCCGGAGATCGCGCTCACCATGTCGATCGTGGACTATCCGCATACCGATCCGCGCGACTGGATCTGCGCGACCGAAGCCGCAATCGGCGCGCGCCATGCCACGGGTGCGCCCTTCGCGGTGGTCGCGACGCTGCCCGAACTCATGCCCGAGGCAGCCGCACGCAAACTGATGGCGGGCGGAGTCGTGCCGCTGAACGGGCTGGCCGAGGCCTTTGCCGCGGTGCGCGCGGCGGCCGCCCCGTTGCCCGAGCCGTCTGATCCCCTGCTGCTGCCCGGGGCGACCGGTGCGCTGCGCACCCTTTCCGAACACGAGGCGAAGCGGGCGCTTTCGCAGCACGGGCTTGCCATCCCGCGCGGGCGCCTGGCTGAGGGGCCCGGGGCAATCGCGGATGCCGCACGGGATCTTGCCGGGCCGCTCGTCCTGAAGGGCATGGGTTTTGCCCATAAATCCGAACATGGCGCGGTGCGTGTCGGGCTTGCGGCGGATGAGGTCGAGGCGGCGGCGCGCGAAATCGGTGCGGCCCGGTTCCTGGTCGAGGAGATGGTCACCGGTGGCGTGGCCGAGCTTCTGATCGGGGTGACCTGCGATCCGGCCCATGGTTTCGTGCTGACCATCGGTGCGGGCGGCGTGCTGACCGAGATCCTGCGCGATACGGTGTCGCTCCTCGTGCCGAGCCGCCGGGCGCAGATCCGGGCGGCGCTGCTGCGCCTGCGCATGACGCCCCTGCTGAAAGGCTATCGCGGCGCGCCGGGTGCCGATATCGAGGCGGTTCTCGACGCCGTCGAGGCGATCCAGTCCTATGTGATTGCCAACGCCGGGAGCCTGTCCGAAGTTGAAGTCAATCCGCTGATCTGCACGCCGACGCGTGCGGTGGCGGCCGATGCCCTGATCCGAAAGGCTGAATGA
- a CDS encoding acyl-CoA dehydrogenase family protein, translated as MQYGLNDEQEMIAATVRSFVEKEIYPHEDLVERSGEVPAEIAHDIKRKTIELGFYACNFPESVGAAGLNHLEFALVERELGRGSMALTHFFGRPQNILMACEGDQIDRYLMPAVRGERMDALAMTEPGAGSDVRGMKCVARREGGDWIVNGTKHFISGADHADFFIVFIATGEDQTPKGPKKRITAFLVDRGTPGFTVRDGYRSVSHRGYKNMILDFDDCRLPDAQVLGEVDGGFDVMNTWLYATRITVAAMSVGRARRVFDYALDYAATREQFGQKIGKFQGVSFQLADMITEIDAADLLTLASADRLDQNLPANREIASAKLYASEMLARVTDAAIQIHGGMGLMDDYPLERFWRDARVERIWDGTSEIQRHIISRDLLRALGA; from the coding sequence ATGCAATACGGGCTGAACGACGAACAGGAGATGATCGCCGCGACGGTGCGCAGTTTCGTCGAAAAGGAAATCTATCCCCACGAGGATCTGGTCGAGCGCAGCGGCGAAGTGCCAGCCGAAATCGCCCATGACATCAAACGCAAGACCATCGAGCTTGGCTTTTATGCCTGCAACTTTCCCGAAAGCGTAGGTGCGGCGGGGCTCAATCATCTTGAATTCGCGCTGGTCGAACGCGAACTCGGGCGCGGGTCGATGGCGCTCACCCATTTCTTCGGCCGGCCGCAGAACATCCTCATGGCCTGCGAGGGCGACCAGATTGACCGTTACCTGATGCCGGCGGTGCGCGGCGAACGGATGGATGCGCTCGCCATGACCGAACCCGGCGCCGGGTCGGACGTGCGCGGCATGAAATGCGTGGCCCGGCGCGAGGGCGGCGACTGGATCGTGAACGGGACGAAACATTTCATCTCGGGCGCGGATCACGCCGATTTCTTCATCGTTTTCATCGCCACCGGCGAGGATCAGACGCCCAAGGGACCAAAGAAGCGCATCACCGCCTTTCTGGTCGATCGCGGCACGCCGGGGTTCACGGTCCGCGACGGCTACCGGTCGGTGAGCCACCGGGGCTACAAGAACATGATCCTCGACTTCGACGACTGCCGCCTGCCGGATGCGCAGGTTCTGGGCGAGGTCGACGGGGGCTTCGACGTCATGAACACCTGGCTTTATGCCACGCGGATCACCGTCGCCGCCATGTCGGTCGGACGCGCACGGCGGGTGTTCGACTATGCGCTGGACTATGCGGCGACGCGCGAACAGTTCGGGCAGAAGATCGGCAAGTTCCAGGGCGTGAGCTTCCAGCTGGCCGACATGATCACCGAAATCGACGCGGCCGACCTGCTGACGCTCGCCTCGGCCGATCGGCTGGACCAGAACCTGCCGGCGAACCGCGAGATCGCCTCGGCCAAGCTTTATGCCAGCGAGATGCTGGCGCGGGTCACCGATGCGGCGATCCAGATCCACGGCGGCATGGGGCTGATGGACGACTATCCGCTCGAGCGGTTCTGGCGCGACGCGCGGGTCGAGCGGATCTGGGACGGCACGAGTGAAATCCAGCGCCATATCATCAGCCGCGACCTGCTGCGGGCGCTCGGGGCATGA
- a CDS encoding class II aldolase and adducin N-terminal domain-containing protein, with product MATTLLHNRIDHLEERVDLAAAFRWTARLGLHEAVANHFSLAIDAAGTRFLMNPNQMHFARIRASDLIVIDADDPATIEGPDAPDPTAWGLHGAIHRRCPHARCVMHVHSIFATVLATLKDSRLPPIDQNCATFFDRHVIDENYGGLAFEEEGERCAALLADPRHKVMIMGNHGVMVIGDSVADTFNRLYYFERAAETYIRALQTGRELRILSDAVAEKTARELETYPGQAERHLAELKAILDADESDYAD from the coding sequence ATGGCCACGACGCTGCTGCACAACCGCATCGACCACCTGGAGGAACGCGTGGATCTGGCGGCCGCCTTTCGCTGGACGGCGCGGCTCGGCCTGCACGAGGCGGTCGCGAACCATTTCAGCCTGGCCATCGACGCCGCCGGCACGCGCTTTCTCATGAACCCGAACCAGATGCATTTCGCCCGCATCCGCGCCAGCGACCTGATCGTGATCGACGCCGATGATCCGGCGACGATTGAGGGGCCGGATGCGCCCGATCCGACCGCCTGGGGGCTGCACGGGGCCATTCACCGCCGCTGCCCCCACGCGCGCTGCGTCATGCATGTCCATTCGATCTTTGCAACGGTGCTGGCGACGCTCAAGGACAGCCGCCTGCCGCCGATCGACCAGAACTGCGCGACCTTCTTCGACCGCCATGTGATCGACGAGAACTATGGCGGGCTTGCCTTCGAGGAAGAGGGCGAGCGCTGCGCGGCGCTGCTTGCGGACCCGCGCCACAAGGTGATGATCATGGGCAATCACGGCGTGATGGTGATCGGCGACAGCGTCGCGGACACGTTCAATCGCCTCTATTATTTCGAGCGCGCGGCCGAAACCTATATCCGCGCGCTGCAGACCGGGCGCGAGTTGCGCATCCTCTCCGACGCGGTGGCCGAAAAGACCGCGCGCGAACTGGAGACCTACCCCGGCCAGGCCGAGCGCCATCTTGCCGAACTGAAGGCCATCCTGGATGCGGATGAATCCGATTACGCCGACTAG
- a CDS encoding HU family DNA-binding protein codes for MSKPMTKTQLVAALADDMGSDKKTASAALDALIGIITREVSGGGAVTLPGVGKIYCRERPERMVRNPATGEQFKKDADKVVKMTIAKALKDSVNS; via the coding sequence ATGTCAAAACCGATGACCAAGACCCAGCTCGTGGCGGCCCTGGCCGATGACATGGGAAGCGACAAGAAGACCGCGAGCGCCGCACTCGATGCGCTGATCGGCATCATCACCCGCGAGGTGAGCGGTGGCGGTGCGGTCACGCTGCCCGGCGTGGGCAAGATCTACTGCCGCGAGCGCCCCGAGCGCATGGTGCGCAACCCGGCCACCGGCGAGCAGTTCAAGAAGGACGCCGACAAGGTCGTGAAGATGACGATCGCCAAGGCGCTGAAGGACAGCGTGAACTCCTGA